One part of the Ornithodoros turicata isolate Travis chromosome 2, ASM3712646v1, whole genome shotgun sequence genome encodes these proteins:
- the LOC135383647 gene encoding uncharacterized protein K02A2.6-like yields MSEATGQQSQGAGSTDAAEPRQVSDMTSSLPALPPFDPHSDVSSLAQRWTKWLARFENFILAADVKDAERKRAMLLHYAGEAVYDIFLSLSNTGTDYKTAVKCLTEHFAPKKNTVFERHVFRQARQEPGETLDQFQVRLRRLGATCEFTAIKDEIVSQIIEGTSSQKLRRAALHETDITLEKLLSTGRSIEISEVQASSIESPTSAQPVQKITPKKQPHEGPPLKKNQQRNRPKQNHTEDTQTEKCSACGRTWPHKGGKTNCPAWGQTCHKCQKKNHFAKWCRGPRETKETVRSLAASTSTADPQQAPSSDESLFHVRTNTSKLPVVAVKVNDTSIDFYLDTGAGVNVVGEQTWRKQLRTPLDATATRLVPYGVTQEIPVLGTFVAEFGVRETKTRAPVYVVKGSQTSLLSYQTATELQLVSVVQNIAEKSSVDAVKEFPKLFDGLGKLKDFQVKLEISKDVQPVARQHRRIPFRLRKALEAELSRLEELDIIEPVTGPTPWVSPVVLVPKPRNDGAVRMCIDMREPNTAITRVRHVMPTAEDIVNILNGAAYFSKLDLNEGYHQLELNEESRVITTFATHCGLRRYKRLLFGVNAAAEIFQDAIRQVLPDEDGIINVSDDILVSGRTIQEHDRRLRLVLKRLEDAGLTLNKKKMCHRYSSPQILRTRVFGRGSECRPRQSSSSS; encoded by the coding sequence ATGTCCGAAGCAACGGGACAACAAAGCCAAGGAGCAGGTTCGACAGACGCCGCGGAGCCACGTCAAGTAAGCGATATGACGAGCTCCCTACCAGCCCTTCCACCGTTCGACCCGCACTCAGATGTGTCCTCGCTCGCTCAGCGTTGGACCAAGTGGTTAGCTCGATTCGAGAACTTCATTTTGGCGGCCGATGTCAAAGATGCAGAGCGCAAGCGCGCAATGCTGCTCCACTATGCCGGCGAAGCAGTGTACGACATATTCCTATCGCTCTCTAACACGGGAACGGATTACAAGACTGCCGTCAAATGCCTGACAGAGCACTTCGCTCCTAAGAAGAATACAGTTTTCGAACGACATGTGTTTCGACAGGCCAGACAAGAGCCTGGAGAGACGTTGGACCAGTTTCAAGTCCGACTTAGAAGATTGGGTGCAACGTGTGAGTTTACCGCCATTAAGGACGAGATAGTCTCGCAGATCATAGAAGGCACATCGTCGCAGAAACTGCGCAGGGCTGCACTTCACGAGACGGACATCACGCTGGAGAAACTTCTTAGCACGGGACGCAGCATCGAGATCTCCGAAGTGCAAGCTAGCAGCATAGAGAGCCCAACGTCAGCCCAACCTGTGCAGAAGATCACACCAAAGAAGCAGCCGCATGAGGGTCCGCCTCTGAAGAAAAATCAACAACGAAATCGTCCGAAAcaaaaccacactgaagacacCCAAACAGAGAAGTGCTCAGCATGTGGAAGGACCTGGCCCCACAAAGGTGGCAAGACAAACTGCCCAGCCTGGGGACAGACCTGTCATAAGTGTCAGAAGAAAAACCACTTCGCTAAATGGTGCAGAGGCCCTAGAGAGACAAAGGAAACAGTGCGATCCCTGGCTGCATCGACCTCCACAGCAGACCCTCAGCAAGCCCCGAGCTCAGATGAGTCACTGTTTCATGTGCGAACCAACACGAGCAAGCTTCCAGTTGTCGCCGTCAAGGTTAATGATACGTCAATAGACTTTTACCTGGACACTGGAGCTGGGGTCAACGTTGTAGGAGAGCAAACCTGGCGTAAACAGCTCCGAACACCGTTAGACGCTACAGCAACGCGTCTCGTACCGTACGGTGTTACCCAAGAGATACCTGTGCTGGGAACATTCGTTGCTGAGTTCGGTGTCCGAGAAACGAAAACGAGAGCACCAGTGTACGTTGTAAAAGGGTCACAGACATCCCTTTTGAGCTACCAGACAGCCACAGAACTACAACTCGTCAGCGTTGTGCAGAACATTGCCGAGAAGTCTTCCGTCGACGCCGTAAAGGAATTTCCGAAGCTGTTTGATGGACTCGGTAAGCTCAAGGACTTCCAAGTGAAACTAGAGATTTCGAAAGACGTGCAGCCCGTCGCCCGTCAGCACCGGCGGATTCCCTTTCGGTTAAGAAAAGCGCTAGAAGCCGAGCTGTCACGGCTGGAGGAACTCGACATCATCGAGCCAGTGACAGGACCGACACCATGGGTTTCCCCTGTCGTCCTAGTTCCCAAGCCTCGGAACGACGGAGCGGTGAGAATGTGCATCGACATGCGAGAACCCAACACAGCAATCACGCGCGTTCGTCATGTCATGCCTACCGCAGAAGACATAGTAAACATACTAAACGGAGCTGCATACTTCTCGAAGCTTGACCTCAATGAGGGCTACCACCAGCTTGAATTAAACGAAGAGTCAAGAGTCATAACTACCTTCGCCACACACTGCGGTCTCAGAAGATATAAACGATTACTCTTTGGCGTGAATGCCGCAGCAGAAATATTCCAGGACGCAATCAGACAAGTCCTGCCAGATGAAGATGGCATCATCAATGTAAGCGACGACATCCTAGTGTCAGGGCGCACAATCCAAGAGCACGACCGCCGTCTGCGCTTAGTGCTGAAACGTCTTGAAGATGCAGGACTCACActcaacaagaaaaaaatgtgtcatcgGTACTCGAGTCCTCAAATTCTTCGGACACGTGTTTTCGGCCGAGGGAGTGAGTGTAGACCCAGACAAAGTAGCAGCAGTAGCTGA